One segment of Pempheris klunzingeri isolate RE-2024b chromosome 20, fPemKlu1.hap1, whole genome shotgun sequence DNA contains the following:
- the LOC139220293 gene encoding polyserase-2-like, whose protein sequence is MSAAHCFSSTSTSRWQISLGRQNLQGQNPNEVSRTVARIILHPNYDSGTSDNDIALLRLSSPVTFTDYIRPVCLAASDSVFNNGTDSWVTGWGAVREGVSLPFPETLQEVEVPVVGNRQCNCLNGVGTVTDNMICAGALAGGKDSCQGDSGGPMVSRQASFWVQSGVVSFGFGCARPNLPGVYSRVSRYQSWINSHISSDKPGFVRFTSSGLDADSSYTCPGLPAPPTKSPTTSTTTTTQSATSPARPVCGKAPMNSRAVGDSGVVPGGAWPWMVRLHRNGAYTCGGTLITDKFVLTSAQCFSTPNPDAREWSVFVGPRIVNGSEEFERSVGVVRIIVSQLASFNIALLLLDRPVNYIDYIQPVCMDVSNTRSFPVGSRCWVAGWGKGTKSRGTDKAVSVLRDIETEMASCGNISDSENICTYTMDLQQGDQGGPLLCKSDSSWFQVAVVTMSGNKSVRADVQVFTKTSTFGSFLKETVGDMPSPAAAATANAPCFSISFLLSFAVPITSIFLLSWC, encoded by the exons AtgtctgctgctcactgcttcTCCAG TACCAGTACGTCTAGATGGCAAATTTCTCTGGGCCGTCAGAACCTGCAGGGTCAAAACCCAAACGAAGTGTCCAGAACTGTTGCCAGAATCATTCTGCATCCAAACTATGACAGCGGCACCAGTGACAACGACATTGCTCTGCTCAGACTGTCGTCTCCAGTCACATTCACAGACTACATCAGACCTGTGTGTCTGGCAGCCAGTGACAGTGTGTTCAACAACGGTACAGATAGCTGGGTCACTGGCTGGGGCGCAGTCAGGGAGGGAG TGTCGTTACCGTTCCCTGAAACTCTTCAAGAAGTGGAGGTTCCAGTTGTGGGAAACAGACAGTGTAACTGTCTCAATGGAGTCGGTACAGTCACAGACAACATGATCTGTGCAGGTGCTCTGGCAGGAGGAAAAGACTCTTGTCAG GGTGACTCAGGAGGTCCAATGGTGAGCCGGCAGGCCTCCTTCTGGGTCCAGTCTGGAGTTGTTAGCTTTGGTTTTGGCTGCGCTCGGCCCAATCTGCCTGGAGTCTACTCCAGAGTGTCCCGTTACCAGTCCTGGATCAACTCCCACATCAGCTCAGATAAGCCAGGCTTTGTCCGCTTCACCTCCAGTGGTCTGGATGCTGACAGCAGCTACACCTGTCCTGGTCTGCCAGCCCCTCCAACAAAATCCCCAACAACTTCCACAACTACAACAACCCAATCTGCAACCAGTCCTGCCA gGCCAGTGTGTGGCAAAGCTCCCATGAACAGCCGTGCTGTAGGTGACAGTGGTGTTGTACCTGGAGGAGCATGGCCCTGGATGGTTCGTCTCCACAGAAACGGTGCCTACACTTGTGGAGGAACCCTCATCACTGACAAATTCGTCCTCACTTCTGCCCAATGTTTCTCAAC CCCAAATCCAGATGCCCGTGagtggagtgtgtttgtgggccCACGAATTGTGAATGGCTCTGAAGAGTTTGAGAGGTCAGTGGGGGTTGTGAGAATTATAGTGAGCCAACTTGCAAGCTTCAATattgcactgctgctgctggatagACCAGTCAACTACATAGATTATATCCAGCCTGTGTGTATGGACGTCAGCAACACCAGATCCTTCCCTGTTGGAAGTCGATGCTGGGTGGCAGGCTGGGGGAAGGGGACCAAGAGCAGAG GCACTGATAAAGCTGTCTCAGTTCTTCGAGACATTGAAACTGAAATGGCAAGTTGTGGGAACATTTCCGATTCTGAGAACATTTGTACTTATACCATGGACCTACAGCAg GGGGATCAGGGCGGCCCTCTGCTGTGCAAGTCCGACTCATCTTGGTTCCAGGTGGCCGTTGTAACAATGAGTGGAAATAAATCAGTCCGTGCTGATGTTCAGGTCTTTACCAAGACTTCAACATTCGGGTCTTTCTTAAAGGAGACAGTTGGTGACATGCcgtctcctgcagcagctgcaacaGCAAATGCACCATGTTTTTCgatttccttcctcctctctttcgcTGTCCCCATTACCTCAATTTTCCTGCTGTCATGGTGCTAG
- the LOC139220190 gene encoding transmembrane protease serine 9-like has translation MSAAHCFSSTSTSRWQISLGRQNLQGQNPNEVSRTVARIILHPNYDSGTSDNDIALLRLSSPVTFTDYIRPVCLAASDSVFNNGTDSWVTGWGAVREGVSLPFPETLQEVEVPVVGNRQCNCLNGVGTVTDNMICAGVLAGGKDSCQGDSGGPMVSRQASFWVQSGIVSFGFGCARPNLPGVYSRVSRYQSWINSHISSDKPGFVRFTSSGLDADSSYTCPGLPAPVGTTAATGTAAPDVTATHPGSTASSAEVCGTVPLNARIVGGEDAPDGSWPWQVSLQRYGSHVCGGSLINREWVMSAAHCFSSTSRWQISLGRQNLQGQNPNEVSRTVARIILHPNYDSGTSDNDIALLRLSSPVTFTDYIRPVCLAASDSVFNNGTDSWVTGWGAVREGVSLPFPETLQEVEVPVVGNRQCNCLNGVGTVTDNMICAGVLAGGKDSCQDSLKSFDVSSPCPQGDSGGPMVSRQASFWVQSGVVSFGFGCARPNLPGVYSKVSRYQSWINSHISSDKPGFVRFTSSGLDADSSYTCPGLPAPVEHEL, from the exons AtgtctgctgctcactgcttcTCCAG TACCAGTACGTCTAGATGGCAAATTTCTCTGGGCCGTCAGAACCTGCAGGGTCAAAACCCAAACGAAGTGTCCAGAACTGTTGCCAGAATCATTCTGCATCCAAACTATGACAGCGGCACCAGTGACAACGACATTGCTCTGCTCAGACTGTCGTCTCCAGTCACATTCACAGACTACATCAGACCTGTGTGTCTGGCAGCCAGTGACAGTGTGTTCAACAACGGTACAGATAGCTGGGTCACTGGCTGGGGCGCAGTCAGGGAGGGAG TGTCGTTACCGTTCCCTGAAACTCTTCAAGAAGTGGAGGTTCCAGTTGTGGGAAACAGACAGTGTAACTGTCTCAATGGAGTCGGTACAGTCACAGACAACATGATCTGTGCAGGTGTTCTGGCAGGAGGAAAAGACTCTTGTCAG GGTGACTCAGGAGGTCCAATGGTGAGCCGGCAGGCCTCCTTCTGGGTCCAGTCTGGAATTGTTAGCTTTGGTTTTGGCTGCGCTCGGCCCAATCTGCCTGGAGTCTACTCCAGAGTGTCCCGTTACCAGTCCTGGATCAACTCCCACATCAGCTCAGATAAGCCAGGCTTTGTCCGCTTCACCTCCAGTGGTCTGGATGCTGACAGCAGCTACACCTGTCCTGGTCTGCCAGCTCCTGTtggtactactgctgctactggtACTGCAGCACCTGATGTTACAGCCACACATCCTGGATCCACAGCATCAAGTGCTGAAG TGTGTGGCACTGTGCCTTTGAACGCCAGGATAGTTGGAGGAGAAGACGCTCCAGATGGAAGTTGGCCCTGGCAGGTCAGTCTGCAGAGATATGGCAGCCATGTTTGTGGTGGTTCCCTCATCAACAGAGAGTGGGTGAtgtctgctgctcactgcttcTCCAG TACGTCTAGATGGCAGATTTCTCTGGGCCGTCAGAACCTGCAGGGTCAAAACCCAAACGAAGTGTCCAGAACTGTTGCCAGAATCATTCTGCATCCAAACTATGACAGCGGCACCAGTGACAACGACATTGCTCTGCTCAGACTGTCGTCTCCAGTCACATTCACAGACTACATCAGACCTGTGTGTCTGGCAGCCAGTGACAGTGTGTTCAACAACGGTACAGATAGCTGGGTCACTGGCTGGGGCGCAGTCAGGGAGGGAG TGTCGTTACCGTTCCCTGAAACTCTTCAAGAAGTGGAGGTTCCAGTTGTGGGAAACAGACAGTGTAACTGTCTCAATGGAGTCGGTACAGTCACAGACAACATGATCTGTGCAGGTGTTCTGGCAGGAGGAAAAGACTCTTGTCAG GATTCTTTGAAATCCTTTGACGTCTCCTCTCCATGTCCTCAGGGTGACTCAGGAGGTCCAATGGTGAGCCGGCAGGCCTCTTTCTGGGTCCAGTCTGGAGTTGTTAGCTTTGGTTTTGGCTGCGCTCGGCCCAATCTGCCTGGAGTCTACTCCAAAGTGTCCCGTTACCAGTCCTGGATCAACTCCCACATCAGCTCAGATAAGCCAGGCTTTGTCCGCTTCACCTCCAGTGGTCTGGATGCTGACAGCAGCTACACCTGTCCTGGTCTGCCAGCTCCTGTtg AACACGAATTGTAG
- the LOC139220191 gene encoding transmembrane protease serine 9-like, whose amino-acid sequence MSAAHCFSSTSTSRWQISLGRQNLQGQNPNEVSRTVARIILHPNYDSGTSDNDIALLRLSSPVTFTDYIRPVCLAASDSVFNNGTDSWVTGWGAVREGVSLPFPETLQEVEVPVVGNRQCNCLNGVGTVTDNMICAGVLAGGKDSCQGDSGGPMVSRQASFWVQSGIVSFGFGCARPNLPGVYSRVSRYQSWINSHISSDKPGFVRFTSSGLDTDSSYTCPGLPAPVGTTAATGTAAPDVTATHPGSTASSAEVCGTVPLNARIVGGEDAPDGSWPWQVSLQRFGSHVCGGSLINREWVMSAAHCFSSTSRWQISLGRQNLQGQNPNEVSRTVARIILHPNYDSGTSDNDIALLRLSSPVTFTDYIRPVCLAASDSVFNNGTDSWVTGWGAVREGVSLPFPETLQEVEVPVVGNRQCNCLNGVGTVTDNMICAGVLAGGKDSCQVGCVSLFCHLLVNVFRILQGDSGGPMVSRQASFWVQSGIVSFGFGCARPNLPGVYSRVSRYQSWINSHISSDKPGFVRFTSSGLDADSSYTCPGLPAPVVCGTVPLNARIVGGEDAPDGSWPWQVSLQRYGSHVCGGSLINREWVMSAAHCFSSTSTSRWQISLGRQNLQGQNPNEVSRTVARIILHPNYDSGTSDNDIALLRLSSPVTFTDYIRPVCLAASDSVFNNGTDSWVTGWGAVREGVSLPFPETLQEVEVPVVGNRQCNCLNGVGTVTDNMICAGVLAGGKDSCQDSLKSFDVSSPCPQGDSGGPMVSRQASFWVQSGVVSFGFGCARPNLPGVYSKVSRYQSWINSHISSDKPGFVRFTSSGLDTDSSYTCPGLPAPVEHEL is encoded by the exons AtgtctgctgctcactgcttcTCCAG TACCAGTACGTCTAGATGGCAGATTTCTCTGGGCCGTCAGAACCTGCAGGGTCAAAACCCAAACGAAGTGTCCAGAACTGTTGCCAGAATCATTCTGCATCCAAACTATGACAGCGGCACCAGTGACAACGACATTGCTCTGCTCAGACTGTCGTCTCCAGTCACATTCACAGACTACATCAGACCTGTGTGTCTGGCAGCCAGTGACAGTGTGTTCAACAACGGTACAGATAGCTGGGTCACTGGCTGGGGCGCAGTCAGGGAGGGAG TGTCGTTACCGTTCCCTGAAACTCTTCAAGAAGTGGAGGTTCCAGTTGTGGGAAACAGACAGTGTAACTGTCTCAATGGAGTCGGTACAGTCACAGACAACATGATCTGTGCAGGTGTTCTGGCAGGAGGAAAAGACTCTTGTCAG GGTGACTCAGGAGGTCCAATGGTGAGCCGGCAGGCCTCCTTCTGGGTCCAGTCTGGAATTGTTAGCTTTGGTTTTGGCTGCGCTCGGCCCAATCTGCCTGGAGTCTACTCCAGAGTGTCCCGTTACCAGTCCTGGATCAACTCCCACATCAGCTCAGATAAGCCAGGCTTTGTCCGCTTCACCTCCAGTGGTCTGGATACTGACAGCAGCTACACCTGTCCTGGTCTGCCAGCTCCTGTtggtactactgctgctactggtACTGCAGCACCTGATGTTACAGCCACACATCCTGGATCCACAGCATCAAGTGCTGAAG TGTGTGGCACTGTGCCTTTGAACGCCAGGATAGTTGGAGGAGAAGACGCTCCAGATGGAAGTTGGCCCTGGCAGGTCAGTCTGCAGAGATTTGGCAGCCATGTTTGTGGTGGTTCCCTCATCAACAGAGAGTGGGTGAtgtctgctgctcactgcttcTCCAG TACGTCTAGATGGCAAATTTCTCTGGGCCGTCAGAACCTGCAGGGTCAAAACCCAAACGAAGTGTCCAGAACTGTTGCCAGAATCATTCTGCATCCAAACTATGACAGCGGCACCAGTGACAACGACATTGCTCTGCTCAGACTGTCGTCTCCAGTCACATTCACAGACTACATCAGACCTGTGTGTCTGGCAGCCAGTGACAGTGTGTTCAACAACGGTACAGATAGCTGGGTCACTGGCTGGGGCGCAGTCAGGGAGGGAG TGTCGTTACCGTTCCCTGAAACTCTTCAAGAAGTGGAGGTTCCAGTTGTGGGAAACAGACAGTGTAACTGTCTCAATGGAGTCGGTACAGTCACAGACAACATGATCTGTGCAGGTGTTCTGGCAGGAGGAAAAGACTCTTGTCAGGTAGGATGTGTCtctttattttgtcacttgTTGGTAAATGTGTTTAGGATTCT TCAGGGTGACTCAGGAGGTCCAATGGTGAGCCGGCAGGCCTCCTTCTGGGTCCAGTCTGGAATTGTTAGCTTTGGTTTTGGCTGTGCTCGGCCCAATCTGCCTGGAGTCTACTCCAGAGTGTCCCGTTACCAGTCCTGGATCAACTCCCACATCAGCTCAGATAAGCCAGGCTTTGTCCGCTTCACCTCCAGTGGTCTGGATGCTGACAGCAGCTACACCTGTCCTGGTCTGCCAGCTCCTGTtg TGTGTGGCACTGTGCCTTTGAACGCCAGGATAGTTGGAGGAGAAGACGCTCCAGATGGAAGTTGGCCCTGGCAGGTCAGTCTGCAGAGATATGGCAGCCATGTTTGTGGTGGTTCCCTCATCAACAGAGAGTGGGTGAtgtctgctgctcactgcttcTCCAG TACCAGTACGTCTAGATGGCAGATTTCTCTGGGCCGTCAGAACCTGCAGGGTCAAAACCCAAACGAAGTGTCCAGAACTGTTGCCAGAATCATTCTGCATCCAAACTATGACAGCGGCACCAGTGACAACGACATTGCTCTGCTCAGACTGTCGTCTCCAGTCACATTCACAGACTACATCAGACCTGTGTGTCTGGCAGCCAGTGACAGTGTGTTCAACAACGGTACAGATAGCTGGGTCACTGGCTGGGGCGCAGTCAGGGAGGGAG TGTCGTTACCGTTCCCTGAAACTCTTCAAGAAGTGGAGGTTCCAGTTGTGGGAAACAGACAGTGTAACTGTCTCAATGGAGTCGGTACAGTCACAGACAACATGATCTGTGCAGGTGTTCTGGCAGGAGGAAAAGACTCTTGTCAG GATTCTCTGAAATCCTTTGACGTCTCCTCTCCATGTCCTCAGGGTGACTCAGGAGGTCCAATGGTGAGCCGGCAGGCCTCTTTCTGGGTCCAGTCTGGAGTTGTTAGCTTTGGTTTTGGCTGCGCTCGGCCCAATCTGCCTGGAGTCTACTCCAAAGTGTCCCGTTACCAGTCCTGGATCAACTCCCACATCAGCTCAGATAAGCCAGGCTTTGTCCGCTTCACCTCCAGTGGTCTGGATACTGACAGCAGCTACACCTGTCCTGGTCTGCCAGCTCCTGTtg AACACGAATTGTAG
- the vkorc1 gene encoding vitamin K epoxide reductase complex subunit 1, protein MAFQTWERKVRVFLCVFGLFLSVYALHVELSRERNPDYRAMCDLGESVSCSKVFTSRWGRGFGLVQFFVAKDSPLNQPNSVLGIIFYTLQMGLGLSLSKKAVMFLVFSSWVSVAGSLYLASILAFVLGDFCMVCVSTYIVNFALLFTNLKRRGAIEAMKEKTG, encoded by the exons ATGGCGTTTCAGACGTGGGAGAGAAAAGTGCGCGTATTTCTGTGCGTTTTcggtttgtttttgtctgtttacgCGCTTCACGTCGAGCTGTCCCGAGAGAGAAACCCAGATTACAGGGCGATGTGCGACCTCGGGGAGTCTGTGAGCTGCTCCAAGGTTTTTACCTCCAG aTGGGGACGTGGTTTTGGCTTGGTCCAGTTCTTTGTTGCCAAAGATAGTCCTCTGAACCAGCCCAACAGCGTGCTTGGCATCATATTTTACACTCTGCAGATGGGCCTTG GACTGTCTCTGTCTAAAAAAGCAGTAATGTTTTTGGTCTTCTCCTCCTGGGTGTCTGTGGCCGGCTCACTCTATCTCGCATCCATTCTCGCCTTTGTTCTGGGGGATTTCTGCATGGTCTGCGTGTCAACATACATCGTCAACTTTGCGTTGCTGTTCACAAACCTGAAACGAAGGGGAGCGATTGAAGCAATGAAGGAAAAGACTGGATAG